In Sphingomonas panacisoli, one genomic interval encodes:
- a CDS encoding ExbD/TolR family protein: MAFSSGGGSDDTPMSDINTTPLVDVMLVMLIIFLIAVPVIVQNIKLKLPDVKYDPTTTKPENVSLSIVEDDKGACAVYWGMTRMGHQELFDRASKKMKADIERLQAAGPIDPEQIPEVHIRGDVNVPYKCVGGAIYTMQSAGFIKVGFISQPPPKSQSAS; the protein is encoded by the coding sequence ATGGCGTTCAGTTCCGGAGGTGGCTCCGACGACACTCCGATGTCGGACATTAACACCACGCCGTTGGTGGACGTGATGTTGGTGATGCTCATCATCTTCCTCATCGCTGTTCCCGTTATCGTGCAGAACATTAAGCTGAAGCTGCCCGACGTGAAGTACGATCCGACAACGACCAAGCCGGAGAACGTCTCGCTCTCGATCGTCGAGGACGACAAGGGCGCCTGCGCGGTCTATTGGGGCATGACTCGGATGGGCCACCAGGAGCTGTTCGACCGGGCCAGCAAGAAGATGAAGGCCGATATCGAACGGCTGCAGGCGGCCGGGCCGATCGACCCCGAGCAGATTCCCGAGGTGCACATTCGCGGCGACGTCAACGTGCCTTACAAGTGCGTCGGCGGTGCGATCTACACGATGCAGAGCGCGGGCTTCATCAAGGTCGGCTTCATTTCGCAGCCGCCGCCCAAGAGCCAGTCGGCTTCCTGA
- a CDS encoding CoA pyrophosphatase, translated as MTLAERLRAALMADDHAPVLLPGDNAETFSHGAAPAAVLVAITDRPEPGVILTQRTDTMRRHAGQVAFPGGRIDPEDADATAAALREAEEEIALPRDAVEVVGAADLYLTVTGYAVTPVIGVIAPDLDYHPNEAEVADVFEVPLSFVLDPANQVQASAEWQGRTRTYYEINWRDRRIWGATAAMMVNLSRRLRWVA; from the coding sequence ATGACGCTGGCGGAGCGGCTGCGCGCCGCACTGATGGCGGACGATCATGCGCCGGTCCTGTTGCCGGGCGACAACGCCGAAACGTTCAGCCACGGAGCGGCGCCGGCGGCGGTGCTCGTCGCGATCACCGACCGGCCTGAGCCAGGGGTCATCCTGACGCAGCGCACCGACACGATGCGCCGCCATGCCGGGCAGGTCGCCTTCCCCGGCGGACGGATCGATCCCGAAGACGCGGACGCCACCGCCGCGGCGCTGCGCGAAGCCGAGGAAGAAATCGCCCTGCCCCGCGACGCGGTCGAAGTGGTCGGAGCGGCCGACCTGTATCTCACCGTCACCGGCTATGCGGTGACGCCCGTGATCGGCGTGATCGCGCCAGACCTGGACTATCACCCCAACGAGGCCGAGGTCGCCGACGTGTTCGAGGTCCCGTTATCCTTCGTGCTCGATCCCGCGAATCAGGTCCAGGCGAGCGCCGAGTGGCAGGGCCGCACGCGCACCTATTACGAGATCAACTGGCGCGACCGCCGCATCTGGGGTGCGACGGCGGCGATGATGGTCAATCTGTCGCGGCGGCTGCGATGGGTGGCGTGA
- the gcvA gene encoding transcriptional regulator GcvA has translation MRRLPPLAAVRVFEAAARHENFTSAASELGMTQAAVSYQIKLLEERLGAPLFRREKRRVVLTDAGRRAAPQITRAFDAIDQAFGAIRADDEGVLTVSTSNTFANTWLAWRLGSFQMHHPEMAVRLSTSDALADFITDDVDIAIRAGLGGWEGAHEELLVPIDFTPMCSPGFMRRHGPLSPADLLHVPQISPHDPWWPFWLREAGVDIPEGPPRPGVRLDSQAHEGHAAMAGQGVAMLTPFFWRNDLAEGRLVRPFDQVSTRGYAYWLVYPEARRGIAKIKRFREWLLAELARDLPSPV, from the coding sequence ATGCGCCGTTTGCCGCCCCTCGCCGCCGTTCGCGTGTTCGAAGCCGCCGCGCGCCATGAGAACTTCACGAGCGCCGCCAGTGAACTGGGCATGACCCAGGCGGCGGTCAGTTATCAGATCAAGTTATTGGAAGAGCGGCTTGGCGCGCCGCTGTTTCGCCGCGAAAAGCGTCGCGTGGTGCTCACCGACGCCGGCCGCCGCGCCGCACCGCAGATTACCCGGGCGTTCGACGCGATCGATCAGGCGTTCGGTGCGATCCGCGCGGATGACGAGGGTGTGCTGACGGTGTCCACGTCGAATACCTTCGCCAATACGTGGCTCGCCTGGCGGCTCGGCAGCTTCCAGATGCACCATCCGGAGATGGCGGTGCGGCTGTCGACCAGCGACGCGCTCGCGGACTTCATCACCGATGACGTCGATATCGCGATCCGTGCCGGGCTCGGCGGGTGGGAAGGCGCGCACGAGGAGTTGCTCGTCCCGATCGATTTCACGCCGATGTGCTCGCCGGGATTCATGCGGCGGCACGGCCCGCTTAGTCCTGCCGATCTGCTGCATGTGCCTCAGATCAGTCCGCATGATCCCTGGTGGCCGTTCTGGCTGCGCGAGGCGGGCGTCGATATCCCGGAAGGCCCCCCGCGCCCCGGCGTCCGGCTCGATAGCCAGGCGCATGAAGGGCACGCCGCGATGGCCGGGCAGGGGGTGGCGATGCTGACACCCTTCTTTTGGCGGAACGATCTGGCCGAAGGGCGGCTTGTGCGGCCGTTCGATCAAGTCTCGACGCGCGGCTATGCCTATTGGCTGGTGTATCCCGAAGCGCGGCGCGGCATCGCCAAGATCAAGAGGTTCCGCGAGTGGCTGCTGGCGGAGCTCGCGCGCGATTTGCCAAGCCCGGTCTAG
- a CDS encoding DUF1285 domain-containing protein — protein MPMEPPPDLASLSLADIARLASEKRLPPVDKWHPTHCGDSDMRIARDGTWFHMGSPIGRQEMVRLFSTILRREPDGGYVLVTPVEKLDIAVEDAPFVAVEMKTEGDGSDAKLAFRLNTGDLVTAGADHPLRFVQADDGPRPYLHVRGGLEALVVRSVYYDIAERALSGDDDPAGVWSDGAFFPLEPAV, from the coding sequence ATGCCGATGGAGCCGCCGCCCGATCTCGCCAGCCTGTCGCTCGCCGATATCGCGCGGTTGGCGAGCGAGAAGCGCTTGCCGCCGGTCGATAAATGGCACCCGACACATTGCGGCGACAGCGACATGCGGATCGCGCGCGACGGCACGTGGTTCCACATGGGCTCGCCGATCGGCCGGCAGGAAATGGTGCGGCTGTTCTCGACCATCCTGCGCCGCGAGCCCGACGGCGGTTACGTGCTGGTGACGCCGGTCGAAAAGCTCGACATCGCGGTGGAGGACGCGCCGTTCGTCGCGGTCGAGATGAAGACGGAAGGCGATGGTAGCGACGCCAAGCTGGCGTTTCGGCTCAATACCGGCGATCTCGTTACCGCCGGCGCGGATCATCCGTTGCGGTTCGTCCAGGCCGACGACGGCCCCCGCCCCTATCTCCATGTGCGGGGCGGACTTGAGGCGCTGGTCGTGCGGAGCGTCTATTACGACATCGCCGAACGAGCCTTGTCCGGCGACGACGATCCCGCCGGCGTGTGGAGCGACGGCGCGTTCTTTCCGCTGGAACCGGCGGTATGA
- a CDS encoding CCA tRNA nucleotidyltransferase: MGGVILPAAAWRDHPGLKRVVDALGPGNARIVGGAVRDTLLGIDTADIDLATTHAPDAVVDLLEAARIKAVPTGIKHGTITAVASDAVYEVTTLRRDLETDGRHATVAFTDDWREDAARRDFTINALYADPVSGDVFDYFDGIADLEARRVRFIGDPLTRIAEDHLRILRFFRFLARFGDEPDPDGLKACTDRANDLMALSRERIANELLRLLVAPRAPEVVALMLERGIFAPVLPEIGNLDRFVRTVRREERTQRLYNALLRLVSLVPTNTVESVGARLKLSNADRKRMLTAAEPLKTANAKELRYRLGAVGAHDQILLADLTEGAVDRMLAEIDAWTVPTFPMSGGQLVAKGLTAGPDVARTLHKIEDRWIAEGFPDADRVAAIADDEVAQLLADIRKS, from the coding sequence ATGGGTGGCGTGATCCTGCCCGCCGCCGCGTGGCGCGACCATCCCGGTTTGAAGCGCGTGGTCGATGCGCTCGGGCCGGGCAATGCGCGGATCGTCGGCGGGGCCGTACGGGACACGCTGCTCGGAATCGACACCGCCGATATCGATCTGGCGACGACGCACGCGCCGGATGCGGTCGTCGATCTGCTCGAGGCCGCGAGGATCAAGGCCGTCCCCACCGGCATTAAGCACGGGACGATCACGGCCGTCGCCAGCGACGCGGTGTACGAAGTCACGACGCTTCGCCGCGATCTCGAAACCGACGGGCGGCACGCGACCGTGGCCTTCACCGACGACTGGCGCGAAGACGCCGCGCGTCGCGATTTCACGATCAATGCACTGTACGCCGATCCGGTAAGCGGCGACGTGTTCGACTATTTCGACGGCATCGCCGACCTGGAAGCACGGCGCGTGCGCTTCATCGGCGATCCGCTGACTCGAATCGCGGAGGACCACCTCCGCATCCTGCGCTTCTTCCGCTTCCTCGCGCGGTTTGGCGACGAACCCGATCCGGATGGACTGAAAGCCTGCACCGATCGCGCCAACGACCTGATGGCCTTGTCGCGTGAGCGAATCGCCAACGAACTGCTCCGCCTGCTCGTCGCGCCGCGCGCGCCCGAGGTCGTTGCCCTGATGCTGGAGCGCGGAATTTTCGCGCCGGTCCTGCCTGAAATCGGCAATCTGGATCGCTTTGTCAGAACGGTGCGCCGCGAAGAACGTACGCAAAGACTGTATAATGCCTTGCTGCGGTTGGTGTCGTTGGTGCCGACGAACACGGTCGAATCCGTCGGGGCGCGGCTCAAGTTGTCGAATGCCGATCGCAAGCGCATGCTGACCGCCGCCGAGCCGCTAAAAACAGCGAACGCGAAGGAACTGCGCTACCGCCTTGGCGCTGTCGGAGCGCACGACCAGATCCTGCTAGCCGATCTTACGGAGGGTGCAGTCGATCGCATGCTGGCGGAGATAGATGCCTGGACCGTCCCGACCTTTCCGATGTCGGGCGGCCAATTGGTCGCCAAGGGCCTGACCGCCGGCCCTGACGTCGCGCGCACGCTGCACAAGATCGAAGACCGCTGGATCGCCGAAGGTTTTCCCGATGCCGATCGCGTCGCGGCGATCGCCGACGATGAAGTCGCTCAGCTGTTGGCCGACATCAGGAAGTCGTAG
- a CDS encoding energy transducer TonB: MAYADRDTTGSRITAIIVCSLIVALFGYAFVTGLASSIAKKVTEKLNTFDVAPPPPPPPPDKPPPPPPDQPNLPPPPTAPPVFNTPVPAPVTFPPQPPQPPTLAPPQPPAPPQPPAPPAPPRVATPVKPKGSIGNWFPQDSYPAAAKRAGAQGRVSIRIVIGTNGRVTNCQVTASSGNSDLDDTTCRLALRNGRFDPAKDAAGNPIESTYPIPGIRWELKDE; the protein is encoded by the coding sequence ATGGCATATGCTGATCGTGATACTACCGGCAGCCGCATCACAGCGATCATCGTCTGTTCGCTGATCGTTGCGTTGTTCGGCTACGCGTTCGTGACCGGCCTGGCGTCGAGCATCGCCAAGAAGGTTACGGAAAAACTGAATACATTCGACGTTGCGCCGCCGCCGCCGCCGCCGCCGCCTGACAAGCCGCCGCCGCCGCCGCCCGACCAGCCGAATCTGCCGCCGCCGCCCACCGCGCCGCCGGTGTTCAACACGCCGGTCCCCGCGCCGGTGACGTTCCCGCCGCAGCCGCCGCAGCCGCCGACGTTGGCGCCGCCGCAGCCGCCGGCACCGCCGCAGCCGCCCGCGCCGCCGGCTCCGCCGCGCGTCGCGACGCCGGTGAAGCCAAAGGGATCGATCGGTAATTGGTTCCCGCAGGATTCGTATCCGGCGGCTGCCAAGCGCGCCGGTGCGCAGGGTCGTGTGTCGATCCGTATCGTCATCGGTACGAACGGGCGCGTGACGAACTGTCAGGTGACGGCATCGAGCGGAAACTCCGATCTCGACGATACGACCTGCCGGCTCGCTCTGCGTAACGGACGGTTTGACCCGGCGAAGGACGCCGCTGGCAATCCGATCGAATCGACCTACCCGATTCCCGGCATTCGTTGGGAACTGAAAGACGAGTGA
- a CDS encoding dihydroneopterin aldolase — protein MTDRLQLHVRDLEVMVLTGIYSEETHLPQPLKMSVTVDLDLPGRFGPDSPLTESKNYLDLKHAATTALPAGVHFKLVEAVAEHICETLFLQDKRVARVEVEIIKLAIAEAGESIGITLVRNRR, from the coding sequence ATGACCGACCGCCTGCAACTCCATGTCCGCGACCTCGAAGTGATGGTGCTGACCGGAATATATTCCGAAGAAACGCATCTGCCCCAGCCGCTCAAGATGTCGGTGACGGTCGATCTCGACCTGCCGGGCCGATTCGGCCCCGATTCGCCGCTGACCGAATCGAAGAACTATCTCGATCTGAAGCACGCCGCGACGACCGCGCTACCGGCCGGCGTGCATTTCAAGCTGGTCGAGGCAGTCGCCGAGCACATCTGCGAAACGTTGTTCCTGCAGGACAAGCGAGTCGCGCGGGTCGAGGTGGAGATCATCAAGCTGGCGATCGCCGAAGCCGGCGAATCGATCGGCATCACCTTGGTGCGCAACCGCCGCTAG
- a CDS encoding putative bifunctional diguanylate cyclase/phosphodiesterase, producing the protein MKTIPRVSAEPVEGALLPSQIPGIAASIELIPVALALVGPGDGGVEITAANGAFRQAGLGNAEGEAPLIQHLGDRLAQFLTSDRDREEFSWEFGSAVDCRHFRVMLARRTSKSSHCFVTLTDHTGELRTERNLRREMMTDSLTGLPNRAAFSELLEERIAAGDGAARYAVLIVDLDRFSRVNACMGSMAGDELLITVARRLKGALRAVDALARTGGDEFGILLTLEADAAEADHVASRIEAALATPFRMSDFEIRVACSIGVAFGSDEIDDAEDLIRHAQFAVKRSKTSGHAEHYQMRALDAARAAFGIETELRRAIEQGALRLTYQPICDLASGRVVAFESLARWTSESGHEHSPNDFIPVAEESGLIVPLGRWALDEAAKTLRAWDVRAGGGCGVKFAVNLSAIQLHRDDIAPAVESALMAHRLAGSRFTLELTESALVADPQRVADTMHALKQLGTTLAMDDFGTGYSNLAYLQKLPIDVLKIDRSFVTGMLADRDKIAIVRAILSLAQALGLDTTAEGIETNELSQTLTALGCTFGQGYVYAKPLEADAAYDFLMSANS; encoded by the coding sequence GTGAAGACCATCCCACGTGTTTCCGCCGAGCCGGTGGAAGGCGCGCTGTTGCCGAGCCAAATTCCCGGGATCGCGGCATCGATCGAATTGATACCGGTGGCATTGGCGCTGGTCGGCCCCGGCGACGGGGGCGTCGAGATTACCGCAGCGAACGGCGCATTTCGCCAGGCCGGGCTGGGCAATGCCGAGGGGGAAGCACCCCTGATCCAGCACCTCGGAGATCGCCTGGCTCAGTTCCTGACCAGCGATCGCGACCGCGAAGAGTTTTCCTGGGAGTTCGGCAGCGCCGTCGATTGCCGCCACTTCCGCGTCATGCTCGCGCGCCGTACATCCAAATCGAGCCACTGTTTCGTCACGCTGACCGATCATACCGGCGAGTTACGCACCGAGCGCAACTTGCGCCGCGAGATGATGACCGACAGCCTTACCGGGTTGCCCAACCGCGCCGCGTTCAGCGAATTGCTGGAAGAGCGCATCGCCGCCGGCGACGGTGCTGCGCGTTACGCCGTGCTGATCGTCGATCTCGATCGGTTCAGCCGCGTTAACGCGTGCATGGGGTCGATGGCCGGCGACGAGCTGCTGATCACCGTCGCGCGCCGGTTGAAGGGCGCGTTGCGGGCGGTCGATGCGCTGGCCCGGACGGGCGGTGACGAATTCGGTATCCTGCTGACCCTCGAAGCCGATGCGGCGGAGGCCGATCATGTCGCCAGCCGGATCGAGGCGGCGCTCGCTACGCCGTTCCGGATGTCGGACTTCGAAATCCGCGTCGCATGCTCGATCGGCGTCGCGTTCGGCAGCGACGAGATCGACGACGCCGAGGATTTGATCCGTCACGCCCAGTTCGCGGTGAAGCGGTCGAAGACGTCGGGCCACGCCGAACATTATCAGATGCGCGCGCTGGACGCCGCCCGCGCCGCGTTCGGGATCGAGACCGAACTGCGCCGCGCGATCGAGCAAGGCGCGCTGCGGCTGACCTATCAACCGATCTGCGATCTCGCTTCGGGTCGGGTCGTTGCGTTCGAATCGCTGGCGCGCTGGACCAGCGAAAGCGGTCACGAGCACTCACCGAACGACTTCATTCCTGTCGCAGAGGAATCAGGCCTTATCGTGCCGCTCGGCCGCTGGGCGCTCGACGAAGCGGCGAAGACGTTGCGGGCATGGGACGTTCGCGCCGGTGGCGGCTGCGGCGTCAAGTTCGCGGTCAATCTGTCGGCGATCCAGTTGCATCGCGACGACATCGCGCCGGCGGTCGAAAGCGCGCTGATGGCGCATCGATTGGCCGGAAGCCGCTTCACGCTCGAACTCACCGAAAGCGCGCTGGTCGCCGATCCGCAGCGCGTCGCCGACACGATGCACGCCCTGAAACAACTCGGCACGACGCTGGCGATGGACGATTTCGGGACCGGCTATTCGAACCTGGCCTATCTGCAGAAACTGCCCATCGACGTGCTCAAGATCGATCGCAGCTTCGTCACCGGCATGCTCGCCGACCGCGACAAGATAGCGATCGTTCGCGCGATCCTGAGCCTGGCGCAGGCGCTGGGGCTGGATACGACCGCGGAGGGCATCGAGACCAACGAACTCTCGCAGACGCTGACCGCGCTGGGCTGCACGTTCGGTCAGGGGTACGTCTACGCCAAGCCGCTCGAAGCCGACGCCGCCTACGACTTCCTGATGTCGGCCAACAGCTGA
- a CDS encoding GNAT family N-acetyltransferase, which produces MLEFVPIATVDPAAVEALLDRAFGRDRHSKTAYRLREGVAPVAELSFAAIENGALIGTIQCWPVQIIGDYGATHALVLVGPVAVEPSRQGGGLGKELMHQALDAAVELDLDSAMMLVGDPDYYSRFWGFSADATGGWRLPGPVERHRLLARGRDVPAIAGTVGPRVAVAA; this is translated from the coding sequence GTGCTGGAGTTCGTGCCGATCGCAACCGTCGATCCCGCCGCCGTCGAGGCGTTGCTGGACCGCGCGTTCGGGCGAGACCGGCATTCGAAGACGGCGTATCGCCTTCGCGAAGGGGTGGCGCCGGTCGCGGAACTGAGCTTCGCTGCGATCGAGAACGGCGCATTGATCGGGACGATCCAGTGCTGGCCGGTGCAGATCATTGGCGATTACGGCGCCACCCATGCTCTCGTTCTGGTCGGTCCGGTCGCCGTCGAGCCATCGCGGCAGGGTGGCGGGCTGGGCAAGGAGTTGATGCACCAGGCGTTGGACGCCGCGGTCGAACTCGATCTCGACAGCGCAATGATGCTGGTCGGCGACCCGGACTATTATAGCCGCTTCTGGGGTTTCAGCGCTGACGCGACGGGCGGCTGGCGCTTGCCGGGCCCGGTCGAACGCCATCGTCTGCTCGCGCGCGGCCGCGATGTTCCTGCGATCGCCGGGACGGTCGGTCCACGCGTCGCGGTTGCGGCGTAA
- a CDS encoding ExbD/TolR family protein, whose translation MAMSGGRDDGQPMMDLNMTPMIDVLLVLLILFIMSIPAQTHAVKVDLPVQSKSAPPPVEPQKNKIIIYADDRMTWNGAEIANEDQLAQYLEATKQIVPEPELHFQPSPDARYEKVDKVLAVIKRSGITKLGFIGNEYYANEF comes from the coding sequence ATGGCAATGAGTGGCGGCAGGGATGATGGCCAGCCGATGATGGATCTGAACATGACGCCGATGATCGACGTCCTGTTGGTGCTCCTCATCCTGTTCATCATGAGCATTCCAGCCCAGACACACGCGGTGAAGGTCGACCTGCCGGTCCAGTCCAAGTCGGCACCGCCGCCGGTCGAACCGCAGAAGAACAAGATCATCATCTACGCCGATGATCGGATGACCTGGAACGGCGCGGAAATCGCCAATGAAGATCAACTTGCGCAGTACCTCGAAGCGACCAAGCAGATCGTCCCCGAGCCCGAGCTTCACTTCCAGCCGTCGCCCGACGCGCGGTACGAGAAGGTCGATAAGGTGCTTGCCGTGATCAAACGGTCGGGCATCACCAAGCTTGGCTTCATCGGCAACGAATATTACGCCAACGAATTCTGA
- the parC gene encoding DNA topoisomerase IV subunit A, producing MASDITDLPDNPPIGVLDAPFDSALSERYLVYALSTITARSLPDVRDGLKPVHRRLLWAMRLLRMDPAAAYKKSARVVGDVIGKYHPHGDQSVYDAMVRLAQDFSLRYPLVDGQGNFGNIDGDNAAAYRYTEARLTQVAIDLMDGLDEDAVGFRPTYNGEEQEPELMPGLFPNLLANGAAGIAVGMATSIPPHNAAELLDAAIALIDNGQANVLDYVKGPDFPTAGIVVDSPAAIAEAYATGRGSFRVRARMEKVVEKGGGWHIVVSEIPYGVAKGKLIEGIADLINDKKLPILGDVRDESAEDLRIVIEPRSRTVDADDLMHSLYRLSDLETRVPLNLNVLDAMRTPRVMSLSEALQAWVDHHFVVLRRRSQHRLDKIADRLELLGGYLIAFLNLDRVIEIIRTEDEPKPVMMAEFGLTDRQAEAILNMRLRSLRRLEEMEIRKERDALEKEQGELELLLSSDARQRTRLKRDLGKIRDRYGPETALGRRRTMIEEAAPARDIPLEAMIEREPITVILSQRGWIRAMKGHVELASADAMKFKEGDGPRFAFHAQTTDKLLLAAETGRFYTLAADKLPGGRGFGEPVRLMIDLDGEVPITALFRASEAERLLVAASDGRGFVLKAADAIAETRKGKAVVNPRPGAKLKLVKPIGVEDDYVAAIGDNRKMLVFPLAEVAELAKGQGVQLQRYRDGGLADAITFKFADGLSWAMGGESGRTRTETDLQPWRTARGAAGRMPPTGFPRDNRF from the coding sequence ATGGCTTCCGACATCACCGACCTGCCCGACAATCCGCCAATCGGCGTGCTCGACGCGCCGTTCGATAGCGCGCTCAGCGAACGCTATCTCGTCTACGCGCTATCGACGATCACCGCGCGGTCGCTGCCGGATGTCCGCGATGGACTGAAGCCGGTGCATCGCCGCCTGCTATGGGCAATGCGATTGCTGCGGATGGATCCGGCGGCGGCGTACAAGAAGTCGGCGCGTGTCGTCGGCGACGTGATCGGCAAGTATCATCCGCATGGCGACCAGTCGGTCTATGACGCGATGGTCCGCCTCGCGCAGGATTTCTCGCTCCGCTACCCGCTCGTCGATGGGCAGGGGAACTTCGGCAACATCGATGGCGATAACGCTGCGGCTTATCGTTATACCGAAGCCAGGCTGACGCAGGTCGCGATCGACCTGATGGACGGGCTCGACGAGGACGCGGTCGGTTTTCGTCCCACCTACAATGGCGAGGAACAGGAACCGGAGCTGATGCCCGGGCTGTTCCCCAATCTGCTCGCCAACGGCGCGGCGGGAATCGCGGTCGGCATGGCGACCAGCATTCCGCCGCACAACGCCGCCGAACTGCTCGACGCCGCCATCGCGCTGATCGACAACGGCCAGGCCAACGTACTCGACTATGTGAAGGGGCCCGATTTCCCGACCGCGGGGATCGTCGTCGATAGCCCGGCTGCGATCGCCGAAGCTTATGCCACCGGGCGCGGGTCCTTCCGGGTGCGCGCGCGAATGGAGAAGGTCGTCGAGAAGGGCGGCGGCTGGCACATCGTCGTTTCCGAAATTCCGTACGGCGTCGCGAAGGGCAAGCTGATCGAGGGCATCGCCGACCTGATCAACGACAAGAAGCTGCCCATCTTGGGCGACGTGCGCGACGAATCCGCCGAAGACCTGCGCATCGTCATCGAACCGCGCAGCCGCACCGTCGATGCCGACGACCTGATGCACAGCCTCTATCGGCTGTCCGACCTCGAAACGCGCGTGCCGCTGAACCTCAACGTGCTCGACGCCATGCGCACGCCGCGCGTGATGAGCCTGAGCGAAGCGTTGCAGGCGTGGGTCGATCATCATTTCGTCGTGCTGCGTCGCCGCTCGCAGCATCGGCTCGACAAGATCGCCGACCGGCTGGAACTGCTCGGCGGTTATCTGATCGCGTTCCTCAACCTCGACCGCGTGATCGAGATCATCCGCACCGAGGACGAACCGAAGCCGGTGATGATGGCCGAGTTCGGGCTGACCGACCGCCAGGCGGAGGCGATCCTGAACATGCGGCTGCGCAGCTTGCGCCGGCTCGAGGAAATGGAGATCCGCAAGGAACGCGACGCGCTGGAGAAAGAGCAAGGCGAACTCGAACTGCTGCTATCGAGCGATGCGCGGCAACGCACGCGGTTGAAGCGCGACCTCGGCAAGATCCGCGATCGCTACGGCCCGGAAACGGCGCTCGGCCGTCGCCGCACGATGATCGAGGAAGCGGCGCCGGCGCGCGACATCCCGCTAGAGGCGATGATCGAGCGTGAGCCGATCACCGTCATCCTGTCGCAGCGCGGCTGGATCCGCGCGATGAAGGGCCATGTCGAACTCGCCAGCGCCGACGCGATGAAGTTTAAGGAAGGCGATGGTCCGCGTTTTGCCTTCCATGCGCAGACTACCGACAAGCTGCTGCTTGCGGCGGAGACCGGGCGATTCTACACGCTCGCCGCCGACAAGCTTCCCGGCGGGCGCGGGTTCGGCGAGCCGGTGCGGCTGATGATCGACCTCGACGGTGAGGTGCCGATCACGGCTCTGTTCCGCGCGAGCGAAGCCGAGCGGTTGCTGGTCGCGGCGAGCGATGGGCGCGGATTCGTCCTCAAGGCCGCGGACGCGATCGCCGAGACCCGCAAGGGCAAGGCGGTCGTCAACCCGCGGCCCGGCGCGAAGCTCAAACTGGTCAAGCCGATCGGCGTCGAGGACGATTACGTCGCGGCGATCGGCGACAACCGCAAGATGCTGGTGTTCCCGCTCGCGGAAGTCGCCGAACTTGCAAAAGGGCAGGGGGTGCAGTTGCAGCGCTATCGCGATGGCGGACTGGCCGATGCGATCACGTTCAAGTTCGCGGACGGCCTGAGCTGGGCGATGGGCGGCGAGAGCGGACGGACGCGGACCGAAACCGATCTGCAGCCATGGCGGACCGCGCGCGGCGCCGCAGGCCGCATGCCGCCCACCGGATTCCCGCGCGACAACAGGTTTTAA
- a CDS encoding MotA/TolQ/ExbB proton channel family protein, with protein MSISILNAGAAGGAAEQFGLFNALQQGAPISYIVAGTLTIMLFFSLYIMFTKLFEQQKIMNQAKRVRAGFWNSNSLREGAAKLEKNTAYKQLVDDGLSAQEQHSRLTDPVEAHDWLHGSLRRSEDTINSQLGGGLAFLATVGATAPFIGLFGTVIGIYRALIKIASEGQASIDKVAGPVGEALIMTAFGLVVAVPAVLAYNWLQRRNKSIAEDLNAFSNDVLGYLASNGAVRPTTAARAKAAAPATTAAKPATTTAGQTGGVPVKPGS; from the coding sequence ATGAGCATCTCCATCCTTAATGCAGGCGCCGCGGGAGGCGCCGCCGAACAGTTCGGTCTGTTCAACGCCCTTCAGCAGGGTGCGCCGATTTCGTACATCGTGGCCGGCACGCTGACGATCATGCTGTTCTTCTCGCTCTACATCATGTTCACCAAGCTGTTCGAACAGCAGAAGATCATGAACCAGGCGAAGCGCGTCCGCGCCGGCTTCTGGAATTCGAACTCGCTGCGCGAAGGTGCCGCGAAGCTCGAGAAGAACACCGCCTACAAGCAGCTCGTCGACGACGGCCTCTCGGCGCAGGAACAGCATAGCCGCCTGACCGATCCGGTCGAAGCGCACGACTGGCTGCACGGTTCGCTGCGTCGTTCGGAAGACACGATCAATTCGCAGCTGGGCGGCGGTCTCGCCTTCCTCGCGACCGTCGGCGCGACCGCGCCGTTCATCGGTCTGTTCGGTACGGTTATCGGTATTTACCGCGCGCTGATCAAGATCGCGTCGGAAGGCCAGGCGTCGATCGACAAGGTCGCCGGCCCGGTCGGCGAGGCGCTGATCATGACCGCGTTTGGTCTGGTCGTCGCCGTCCCCGCGGTGCTTGCCTACAACTGGCTGCAGCGCCGCAACAAGTCGATCGCCGAAGACCTCAACGCCTTCTCGAACGACGTGCTCGGTTACCTCGCTTCGAACGGCGCGGTGCGTCCGACCACGGCGGCGCGCGCCAAGGCGGCCGCTCCGGCCACCACGGCGGCGAAGCCGGCGACCACCACTGCCGGCCAGACCGGCGGCGTGCCCGTCAAGCCGGGTTCGTGA